In Canis lupus familiaris isolate Mischka breed German Shepherd chromosome 5, alternate assembly UU_Cfam_GSD_1.0, whole genome shotgun sequence, a genomic segment contains:
- the LOC119876325 gene encoding LOW QUALITY PROTEIN: short-chain dehydrogenase/reductase family 42E member 1-like (The sequence of the model RefSeq protein was modified relative to this genomic sequence to represent the inferred CDS: deleted 2 bases in 2 codons) → MTPKKSPKETVLITGGGGYFGFRLGCALNQKGFHVILFDISSPTHSIPEGIEFIRGDIRHLSDVEKAFQDADVTCVFHIASYGMSGREQLNRSLIEEVNVGGTDNILQVCRRRGVPRLVYTSTFNVIFGGQVIRNGDESLPYLPLHLHPDHYSRTKSIAEKKVLEASGTTLLRSDGVLRTCALRPAGIYGPGEQRHLPRIVSYIERGLFKFVYGDPRSLVEFVHVDNLVQAHILASEALKADKGHIASGQPYFISDGRPVNNFEFFRPLVEGLGYTFPSVRVPLTLIYCFAFLTEMVHFILGRLYNFQPFLTRTEVYKTGVTHYFSLDKAKKELGYEAQPFDLQDVVDWFKAHGHGRSSGNRDSECLVWDGLMVFLLAMAVLTWLPPSAVLSL, encoded by the exons ATGAC GCCCAAAAAATCTCCAAAGGAAACTGTCCTCATTACAGGAGGAGGTGGCTATTTTGGTTTCCG CCTGGGCTGTGCTCTGAACCAGAAAGGATTCCACGTGATTCTGTTTGATATCAGCAGCCCCACTCATTCTATTCCAGAAGGAATCGAGTTCATCCGTGGAGACATTCGCCACCTCTCTGATGTGGAGAAAGCCTTCCAGGATGCAGATGTCACGTGTGTGTTCCATATTGCCTCTTACGGCATGTCAGGGCGGGAGCAACTGAATCGAAGCCTGATAGAAGAAGTCAATGTCGGGGGCACAGACAACATCCTCCAGGTTTGCAGGAGGAGAGGGGTGCCAAGATTAGTTTATACTAGTACTTTCAATGTCATCTTTGGAGGTCAAGTCATCAGAAATGGAGATGAATCTCTGCCTTACCTACCTCTTCACCTCCATCCCGATCACTACTCTCGGACGAAATCTATTGCAGAGAAGAAGGTGCTGGAGGCCAGTGGTACCACCCTGCTGAGAAGTGATGGT GTCTTAAGAACCTGTGCTCTGAGACCAGCTGGCATATATGGGCCTGGAGAGCAAAGGCACCTTCCCAGGATAGTGAGCTACATTGAGAGGGGTCTGTTCAAGTTTGTGTATGGGGATCCTAGGAGCCTGGTGGAATTTGTCCACGTGGATAACTTGGTACAGGCTCACATTCTGGCCTCCGAGGCTCTGAAAGCTGACAAAGGTCACATTGCCTCTGGGCAACCCTACTTCATCTCAGATGGCAGACCTGTGAACAACTTTGAGTTCTTCCGG CCTTTGGTTGAGGGCCTGGGCTACACATTCCCGTCTGTCCGCGTGCCGTTGACCCTCATCTACTGCTTTGCTTTCCTAACAGAAATGGTTCACTTCATTTTAGGGCGACTCTATAATTTCCAGCCCTTCCTCACCCGCACAGAAGTTTACAAAACTGGCGTCACCCATTACTTCAGCCTAGACAAGGCCAAGAAAGAGCTAGGTTATGAGGCTCAGCCATTTGACCTCCAGGACGTAGTCGATTGGTTTAAGGCACATGGTCATGGCAGAAGTTCTGGAAATCGTGACTCTGAATGTCTTGTTTGGGATGGGCTGATGGTCTTTCTCTTGGCCATGGCAGTTCTCACATGGCTGCCTCCTTCTGCGGTTCTGTCACTATGA